Genomic window (Hippoglossus stenolepis isolate QCI-W04-F060 chromosome 11, HSTE1.2, whole genome shotgun sequence):
GTAACGTAAAAGAGAGCTGGCCATACAGCCCACACGGCTGTGTTGATGTTGGATGGACCTCTGGTGGGTGCATGGTGCTGGGGGCCTGGCAGAACATCATGCAATCTATCTGAGAAAGGTCGGTGTATTGATCGGCCTGTATGGCTCCACTGTTACATATCAAAAACATCTCTGCTCTTCCCAACACCTCTCCAGTTCTAAAAATGACCCCCCGGAGTGCAGTGCTCTTTACAAAAGTCCGTCCACCAGACAGACGCTCGGCCGTCACGCTCAGGCACCAGCGTCTTTCAGACTCAAAGCCCAGACACATAGCTCTCTGAACAGCATACCTGGCCTTTAtagaagttttttttccttattgGAGATGAACTTATCAGAATGTGTacacagaaagaaaggagagggagaaagttaATCAGACTGTCTGATGGTTATAATtctacaaaaaaaactgaagaagacaGAATCACATATCCTTATCTTCCCAAATGAATCAATACAGTTCCTCATTGTTGGATAAAGGATTAAATTAAACCTTGATCTGTCTGTATCTGATTCTTTATTAAACAGAGACGGCCAAATATATTCATCTGATGAGACATTCCTTTAATTACTGGTCTCATTTGTGATATGCCAATCACATTGCGGCGCGCGTGGCTGCTTGCttgcgcgcgtgtgtgtatatgtgtatgtgtgtgtgtgattgctttGAGTCGTGTACCAACCACCAATGGGTTTCGTTTTAGGAAGCTCTCGTCTCTGCCACAGTCTGTCCCCATTTCTAAAGTAACAGACGACACAGAGGGCACAAGCATGATGTAGGGCCTGTGCACGAGTGGGTGTAAATGCACACAGCGTGGTTATAAAGCTGCGGTTTGGGGCACAGCCGTGGTTCtcctcatttcttttctctgtgcgCAATAATGAGGACGGGTTCTGTAAAAGTCTGTGCCGTAAAACTGTCCCTATGCACGTCCTCATGTCCACGTGCAGAGGCTGGACAATGTGCTTCTCATTCCCAGTTGCAGTCAATGTCGGATGAGGATATGAGAGTCAGTATTGATTGTAATTTCCTGCGACGCTACGTTCCACTCTCTTGCTTTATCAGGAGACTAATTCCAATCAGCCACGCTGTCAGCGGACCAGCGGCCCTGGCTGCTGCCCAGGACAACAACTAATGCATAAGAGAGGAACGAATAATCCGCCGAGGTATTTTCTCCTCCGACAAGCCACAGGGATGAAAATGATGAGACTGGGATGTTGGGTGTGGACAAATGTGGGTGCGTTCGTGCCGAGCACATTAGTCCAGGCATAGGTCATGTGTGTGCTTGCTTGCATATGTGTGCCTGCATACCTTTGAGGGTTTGTGTATGTTCTTcagtttgtgtatctgtgtgttttttgtactTGGTGAAGGAATACACCAGCCAGGCTTTCACTGATGTTAATGACTGGACATCtgggatttgttgttgttgaatgaGGGAGTCAAGGGCATAAAGATACCATTTATTTTCCACACTGACAGCAGGTGGATTGCCAATCAGGTGCTATTTTCTTGCTGTCATTGTAGAGCTGGCATAATTATGAGCCTTCGCCtgcatctttctctcttgtctTGAAAATGCTAACTCTTTACAGAGAGAATCCTCTTGCTGTTAGttgacagtgctaaccaccgcACTGCCCGACACCTGTTGAGTCTGTCTTTTCtcaattatttcatttcaatcGTGCTTCTGCTTatctctctgcttctttgtgTGTCCAGTGTTAAACCTTCTGAATTCCCTATGCTTGGCTCCTCTTTCCTCGGCATGTGCCCCTAACCAACTGTATAAATCTAATGTAAACATACtctaattatacattttttcatcctttttacTTGGAAATTCTAGTGTGGTGTAAAACGGAAACTGTCTTATCACCATCAAAATCTGCCATCTCTTTCAGTAAAGGTCATACACACCCTCATGGGGTGGTTTCACTTATTCTGGCTGATTACACCTCTGCTAATGTCGTGTTcacacagtgaaagaaaaacatcccaTAGTATGTTTTGGGAGGGACAGGGAATGTCCGGAAAATTGGATCGGAGATTCTGCggaatttgcctttcacaaatgaagaacGCAGTAGGAGATTGCActggtcagacatgttcacaacaacaggaaaatgttctGACGATTCAGAGGAGGGTAGAGCCTTGAATCCCTTTTTTCCAAATTGAGATCtgcgtctgtgtcttctacgtgtatggcaacTCTTTTTTATCCTTAgctatttgtattcttccattTTGGCATCCGTCCCatgttagaaacttcatcacacccactcactcgctatgaattctctggacattttccagctgtattctcacatgggctcactcagacattttctggacactTTACCTGGGGGGCTGGCAGAATAGGTgccagagaatgtccagagcaactgacttggacataatttcaggaaaatgtccgcagtacagtgcatttctgaaagcaccAATACCAAGATGGATCGCCCCAGTGTTGACATCACAATATATATCTGCaaatttcaattaaaataacaataaacaacTTATTTGTAGGACTGTCAAACAGTTTCCTGTGGCTGGTGAGATAATCAGGAATATGCTAGCTACCGAATTATCTTGCGTTAAACCtacaaacatgtttgataagaATACGTCTATAAGAATATGTTATGTATCATTCTTCATGAACCACAAACATTTCCCCAGAACAAATGTACATTTACTAAAATTCAGTTCATCTCTCAGGTACCAAACCTTGTATGTTGTCAGAGACAGAGGTTTGGAGGCAGCTTGTGGCTTTCAGAGTGAGTGTGGAGGAAACTGACaagttactgtgtgtttgtctatagGCTTACTAACACCTCGAGGGTTTGTACGTTTGAGTGAGCATTGTGGGCAGAACTGTGGTTGAATGGTCTGTTACTCACCTTCAGCTATAGTGAAAGTTTAAACTCATCCCCACTGTGTGGCCACCGTGAAGTTTCCTCAGTGGTGACGGGTTAGAAGTGAGGTGGGGGCAGAGAGGCGGATGGGCTGGTGGTGTATAAGAGCAAAGACATCGTTTTCTGTGAGTGATTCAGGTTGTGAATATTTACGCTGAGCGATACACTCGGCCACTGAAGGACAAAGCCACGGGGCCATTTCGAAGATGAGACTCATCGTGGTGTTGGCGATTCTCAGCTTCATCACATGGATGAGCTCGGTCCATGCAAGTGAGTACAGAATAAGGTTCTAAACTGTAATTGAGTGAATGGTCTGAAAGTTTGTCAGGGGGAAActaatctttctttctctatgTGTGTCTCACTCAGTGCATGTACCCGTGTCCGGCTGTTGTCCTCTTGTGTCCAACACCAGAGTCCATATAAAAAGAATTAAGAATTACACAATTCAGTCTGAAGGTGTCTGTCCTGTCACAGCTATAGTGTaagtgtctcacacacacacacacacacacacacacacacacacacgtgggcAGTCAGTTTTGGTTTTCATACCAAGTTTCCAGGTTTTCAGATTTGATagattatatttataaattgcAATAGCAACATCACTTTCTAGAAAGTGTCCCTGTTTTTCTGGATAATCTCAAAATGGTCCGCAGTTCATTGGATCTACTTTCTAATGGAAAATAGTCCCTTCGAAAACAGCTTCCTGTGCATTATCCAGAACAACACGAACTGTGAGTGCGtacagaaaacatatttttttgttgaacttttaaataaattataagttagtatttaattaaaatcaacATGAATAAAGCCATACAACTGCATTAACATCTCACACAATCATTTGCAGGTTCGAGACGATGCTTGGAACTAGAATTTGCTCCGACCCCGAGAGCAATTGGGCAAAAAAAGCCAAGGTGAAGGTGGATGAGGAGGCAAAAGGGTTGCTTGAGATGGAACAGAATGCACAGGCATCCACAAGTGACTCCACATCAACAGTCCCCACTACAACAAAAAAAGCCAAGGTGAAGGTGGATGAGGAGGCAAAAGGGTTGCTTGAGATGGAACAGAATGCACAGGCATCCACAAGTGACTCCACATCAACAGTCCCCACTACAACAAAAAAAGCCAAGGTGAAGGTGGATGAGGAGGCAAAAGGGTTGCTTGAGATGGAACAGAATACACAGGCATCCACAAGTGACTCCACATCAACAGTCCCCactacaacaaaaaaagtaCCTGTGAAGAAAGGCAGGAAAGGAAGGAGGCGGCGGCTGAGGAAAACGTTCAGAAGAGTGAGGAGGCAGCGGCTGAGGAAAAAGTTCAGAAGAGTGAGGAGGTGGCAGAGGAAAGGTGTCTGATGGTGTCTTTCAAACCTGCTTTGTAACATTAACAGCAAAGAGAACTGAAATGTATTGTTATCATGATTAAACATCCAGAATATGTAGCTATTATGTCAAGACTCTGGTCTCTAGTTCGATTCCAGAGGCCAACCCCACACCAATTTCACTGTATTTCCCAGGTGTGTggattaataatgttttatcttATCCTATCTTAAGTTTGTATTGACCGTACCTTATGTAAATGTGTGCGTATGTTCGTCAAAGTATTTTCCACTGTCACTTACCAATAAAGTCTTTCTGAGCAAATGGTTTGTTGTGTTAATGGAACATAATCTGACTCTAAATTGGCGTCAATATGGAACAAATTGTTTTTAGTGTACAGGAAGGAAACTCATAAAGATGTCCAGCTAAACAGAAACTAACACAAAGGCCTGCTATCCCTGCTATctatccgtccgtctgtccgtccgtccgtccgtccgtctgtccgtctcgATCAATCAATCTACTTTTTACTGGTGGAAGATGAAGATAACATTTtcagccaaaacaaaaaaaatatctattACACTTTCAAAGTTGAGTAGTGATGTATTGAGGGATGCGTGGGATATTATGTGCGTGTTATATTAATGCccctgtgtttcagtgtgtggttTTCTCTGAAACAGAGCATCTGCCGTACCACCAGCACATCCTGTGGTGTTTGATCGAGCAtcaacgtgtgtgtttgtggctaaTTCGGCAGAAGAGAGTTAGTAGAACTGTGTCCTCTCTTCTGAGAAAATCGCTCAGTTATGCGTCACTGACCATGTAATATTACAGGACTGTCAAATACGAGTGTGGGGGAACCAAGTGATGCAGAATATAAGACTACTGACATAACAATCAATAGATTTAtttaaagaacagaaaaaaatatcatgTGTTGGCGAAAGGTAGTTATAGTTAGTTCCCTTCAACATAAAGTGACCGTTTTATCTTCTTTTAGCTCAATGTttttcactctcactgctctcatgtCTGTATCTCCAACATAGTGGagcttttatttgttaaagAACCACATATTCCCTCAGGAGTCGGGTGAAACCAGAACAGAACCATAATAGAGTTAACATTAGGCGTACATTCATCAAGTGGCCATAAACatgactccaaatgaatgctaatgttgctccatGTCTGGTGGATGTTTAAATCATAAGCCCTTTGCTCACCTCTTTGGCATATTAACTGGGAGATAatatgttaatgttgtgtttacagcctgTTGGGATGCTCTCATGCTGCCAAGAAATTAATTAGTGCTGCTTTAGACTCACCTTTAAGATTAATGGAGGTTGTTGCTCttaaagaaatgaaactgaCCCTTTCAAATGAGCAAACAATCTCCGCAGCATCGTTTCATCTAAATAGAATCTAATGATAATGGAGGAAATTGACAGTCAAAATACGGGtcaaaaaaaggattttaaaggAAGATTTTACAACATTAAATGAATTAGAGGAGCCACTGTGACTTACAAATAAACCAACGTCAGGGTCCGACATACACCTGCATGTTTACAGACAGGAAGTGGCACGTAGGGAGATGTATTTACAGCATGTGTGCACTGGAGATCTGCTCTTAGCTTCAGGACAATAAATCTCACGCCCCCCTCTCTCAACTCCACACATCTGACTGAACATATCACTGggacacacatacgcacacacacacacacac
Coding sequences:
- the LOC118117923 gene encoding lymphotactin-like isoform X2, producing MRLIVVLAILSFITWMSSVHAMHVPVSGCCPLVSNTRVHIKRIKNYTIQSEGVCPVTAIVFETMLGTRICSDPESNWAKKAKVKVDEEAKGLLEMEQNAQASTSDSTSTVPTTTKKAKVKVDEEAKGLLEMEQNTQASTSDSTSTVPTTTKKVPVKKGRKGRRRRLRKTFRRVRRQRLRKKFRRVRRWQRKGV
- the LOC118117923 gene encoding C-C motif chemokine 2-like isoform X1; this encodes MRLIVVLAILSFITWMSSVHAMHVPVSGCCPLVSNTRVHIKRIKNYTIQSEGVCPVTAIVFETMLGTRICSDPESNWAKKAKVKVDEEAKGLLEMEQNAQASTSDSTSTVPTTTKKAKVKVDEEAKGLLEMEQNAQASTSDSTSTVPTTTKKAKVKVDEEAKGLLEMEQNTQASTSDSTSTVPTTTKKVPVKKGRKGRRRRLRKTFRRVRRQRLRKKFRRVRRWQRKGV